The DNA segment AGTTtttgggctagtagtagttgtctCTGCAGTTgattctgctgttgttgttgctctggttgttgtaccttctgttgtggcaacGATTGTTTCTGATATTGCAGTTtttgggctagtagtagttgtcactgccgttgtttctgctgttgttggtgctgtggttgttgtaccttctgttgtggcaaaggttgtttctgatattgtgcTGGGTCGGCTAATGATTGTCActgtagttgtttctgctgttgtttgtgctgtggttgttgtaccttctgttgtggcaaacgttgtttctgatattgtacttgttgggctagtaaTAGTTGTCACTGCagatgttggtgctgtggttgttgtagcttCTGTTGTGTACAAATTTGTGGTAAAtactgttgttggtgatgtggttcttgtaccttctgttgtggcaaaggttTTTTCCGATATTGtccttgttgggctagtagtagttggCACTGCAGTTGTGTcagctgttgttggtgctgttgtagttgtaccttctgttgtggcaaaggttgtttctgatattgtacttgttgggctagtagtagttgtcactgcggttgtttctgctgttgttggtgctgtggttgtaccttctgttgtggcaaatgttgtttctgatattgtacttgttgggctagtagtagttgtcactgcagttgtttctgctgttgttggtgctgtggttgttgtaccttctgttgtggcaaatGTTGTTTCTGacattgtacttgttgggctagtaaCAGTTGTCACTCCagatgttggtgctgtggttgttgtagcttctgttgtgtacaaatttttggtaaattctgttgttggtgctgtggttgttgtagcttCTATTGTGGCAAAGATTGTTTCTGgtattgtacttgttgggctagtagtagttgtcaattcagttgtttctgctgttgttggtgctgtggttgttgtaccttctgttgtggcaaaggttgtttctgatattgtacttgttgggctagtagtagttgtcactgtagttgtttctgctgttgttggtgctgtggttgttgtaccttctgttgtggcaaaagttgtttctgatattgtactggGTCGGCTAGTAATGgttgtcactgcagttgtttctgctgttgttggtgttttggttgttgtaccttctgatGTGGCAGTAGTTGTTTCTGATCgtgtacttgttgggctagtagtagttgtcactacggttgtttctgctgttgttggtgctgtggttgttgtaccttgtGATGTGGTAAaagttgtttctgatattgaacttgttgggctagtagtagttgtcactgcagttgtgtaagctgttgttgctgctgtggttgttgtaccttctgttgtggcaaaggttgtttctgatattgtactggGTCGGCTAGTAATGATTGTCActgtagttgtttctgctgttgttggtgctgtggttgttgtaccttctgttgtggaaaacgttgtttctgatattgtactttTTGGGCTAGTAACAGTTGTCACTGCagatgttggtgctgtggttgttgtagcttctgttgtgtacaaatttgtgttatattgtgttgttggtgatgtggTTGTTGTATCTTCTCTTTTGACAAAGTTTGTTTGTGATATTGTACTTGTCGGGCTAGTAGTAGTCATCACTGCagatgttggtgctgtggttgttttagcttctgttgtgtacaaatttgtggtaaattctgtttttggtgctgtggttgttgtaccttctgttgtggcaaaggttgtttctgatattgtacttgttgggctagtagtagttctcactgcagttgtttctgctgttgttggtgctgtggttgttgtaccttctgttgtggcaaaggttgtttctgatattgtcctttttgggctagtagtagttggcactgcagttgtttctgttCTTGTTGGTGTTTTGGTTGTTGTACTTTCTGATGTGGCAATAGTTTTTTCTGTTATTGTACTGGGCCGGCTAGTAATGATTGTCActgtagttgtttctgctgttgttggtgctgtggttgttgtaccttctgttgtggcaaagattgtttctgatattgtacttgttgggctagtagtagttctcactgcagttgtttctgttgttgttggtgctgcggttgttgtaccttctgttgtggcaaaggttgtttctgatattgtacttgttgggctagtagtagttgtcactgcggttgtttctgctgttgttggtgctgtggttctTGTACCTTCTATTATTGCAAatgttgtttctgatattgtacttgttgggctagtagtagttgtcactgcagttgtttctgctgttgttggtgctgtggttgttccGTGTGATGTGGTAAaagttgtttctgatattgaacttgttgggctagtagtagttgtcactgcagttgtttctgctgttgttggtgctgtggttgttgtaccttctgttgtggcaaaggttgtttctgatcttgtacttgttgggctagtagtagttgtcactgcagttgtttctgctgttgttggtgctgtggttgttgtaccttctgttgtggcaaacgttgtttctgatattgtacttgttgggctagtaaCAGTTGTCACTCCagatgttggtgctgtggttgttgtagcttctgttgtgtacaaatttgtggtaaattctgttgttggtgatgtggTTGTTGTATCTTCTCTTTTGGCAAAGGTTGTTTGtgatattgtacttgttgggctagtagtagtcGTCACTGCagatgttggtgctgtggttgttgtagcttCTATTGTGGCAAAGATTGTTTCTGgtattgtacttgttgggctagtagtagttgtcaattcagttgtttctgctgttgttggtgctgtggttgttgtaccttctgttgtggcaaaggttgtttctgatattgtacttgttgggctagtagtagttgtcactgtagttgtttctgctgttgttggtgctgtggttgttgtaccttctgttgtggcaaaagttgtttctgatattgtactggGTCGGCTAGTAATGgttgtcactgcagttgtttctgctgttgttggtgttttggttgttgtaccttctgatGTGGCAGTAGTTGTTTCTGATCgtgtacttgttgggctagtagtagttgtcactacggttgtttctgctgttgttggtgctgtggttgttgtaccttgtGATGTGGTAAaagttgtttctgatattgaacttgttgggctagtagtagttgtcactgcagttgtgtaagctgttgttgctgctgtggttgttgtaccttctgttgtggcaaaggttgtttctgatattgtactggGTCGGCTAGTAATGATTGTCActgtagttgtttctgctgttgttggtgctgtggttgttgtaccttctgttgtggcaaacgttgtttctgatattgtacttcTCGGGCTAGTAGTAGTCATCACTGCagatgttggtgctgtggttgttgtagcttctgttgtgtacaaatttgtgttatattgtgttgttggtgatgtggTTGTTGTATCTTCTCTTTTCGCAAAGTTTGTTTGTGATATTGTACTTGTCGGGCTAGTAGTAGTCATCACTGCagatgttggtgctgtggttgttttagcttctgttgtgtacaaatttgtggtaaattctgttattggtgctgtggttgttgtaccttctgttgtcgcaaaggttgtttctgatattgtacttgttgggctagtagtagttctcactgcagttgtttctgctgttgttggtgctgtggttgttgtaccttctgttgtggcaaaggttgtttctgatattgtccttgttgggctagtagtagttggcactgcagttgtttctgctgttgttggtgttttggttgttgtaccttctgttgtggcaatAGTTTTTTCTGTTATTGTACTGGGTCGGCTAGTAATGATTGTCActgtagttgtttctgctgttgttggtgctgtggttgttgtacctttggttgtggcaaaggttgtttctgatatcgtacttgttgggctagtagtagttgtcactgtagttgtttctgctgttcttggtgctgtggttgttgtaccttctgttgtggcaaaagttgtttctgatattgtacttgttgggctagtagtagttgtcaattcagttgtttctgctgttgttggtgttttggttgttgtaccttctgatGTGGCAATAGTTGTTTCTGTCATTGTACTGGGTCGGCTAGTAATGATTGTCActgtagttgtttctgctgttgttggtgctgtggttgttgtaccttctgttgtggcaaaggttgtttctgatattgtacttgttgggctagtagtagttgtcactgcagttgtttctgctgttgttggtgctgtggttgttgtaccttctgttgagGCAAAAGTTGAATCTGATCTTGTACTTGTTTGGCTAGAagtagttgtcactgcagttgtttctgctgttgttggtgctgtggtgcTTGTAACTTGTGACGTGGTAAAAGTTGTTATTGATATTgaacttgttgggctagtagtagttgtcactgcagttgtttctgctgttgttggtgctgtggttgttgtaccttctgttgtggcaaacgttgtttctgatattgtacttgttgggctagtaaCAGTTGTCACTCCggatgttggtgctgtggttgttgtagcttCTGATGTGTACAAATTTgtggtaaattctgttgttggtgatgtggTTGTTGTATCTTCTCTTTTGGCAAAGGTTGTTTGtgatattgtacttgttgggctagtaaTAGTCGTCACTGCagatgttggtgctgtggttgttgtagcttctgttgtgtacaaatttgtggtaaattctgtttttggtgctgtggttgttgtaccttctgttgtggcaaagaTTGTTTCTGgtattgtacttgttgggctagtagtagttgtcgcttcagttgtttctgctgttgttggtgctgtggttgttgtaccttctgttgtggcaaaggttgattCTGATATTGtccttgttgggctagtagtagttggcactgcagttgtttctgctgttgttggtgttttggttgttgtaccttctgatGTGGCAATAGTTGTTTCTGATCGTGTACTTGTTGCGCTAGTAGAAGTTGTCACTTCAGTTgattctgctgttgttggtgctgtggttgttgtaccttctatTATGGCAAatgttgtttctgatattgtacttgttgggctagtagtagttgtcactgcagttgtttctgctgttgttggtgctgtggttgttgtaccttgtGATGTGGTAAaagttgtttctgatattgaacttgttgggctagtagtagttgtcactgcagttgtgtcagctgttgttgctgctgtggttgttgtaccttctgttgtggcaaaggttgtttctgatattgtactggGTCGGCTAGTAATGGTTGTCActgtagttgtttctgctgttgttggtgctgtggttgtggtaccttctgttgtggcaaagcTTGTGtctgatattgtacttgttgggctaaTAGTAGTCGTCACTGCagatgttggtgctgtggttgttgtagcttctgttgtgtacaaatttgtggtaaattctgtttttggtgctctggttgttgtaccttcttttgtggcaaaggttgtttctgatattgtacttgttgggctagaAGTAGTTGTCACGTCAGTTGTTTccgctgttgttggtgctgtggttgttgtaccttctgttgtggcaaaggttgattCTGATATTGtccttgttgggctagtagtatttggcactgcagttgtttctgctgttgttggtgttttggttgttgtaccttctgatGTGGCAATAGTTGTTTCTGATCGTGTACTTGTTGcgctagtagtagttgtcaatgcggttgtttctgctgttgttggtgctgtggttgttgtaccttctatTATGGcaaatgctgtttctgatattgtacttgttgggctagtagtagttgtcactgcagttgtttctgctgttgttggtgctgtggttgttgtaccttctgttgtggcaaatgttgtttctgatattgtacttgttggactagtagtagttgtcactgcagttgtttctcctgttgttggtgctgtggttgttgtaccttgtGATGTGGTAAaagttgtttctgatattgaacttgttgggctagtagtagttgtcactgcagttgtttctcctgttgttggtgctgtggttgttgtaccttgtgatgtggcaaaggttgtttctgatattgtactggGTCGGCTAGTAATGATTGTCActgtagttgtttctgctgttgttggtgctgtggttgttgtaccttcttttgtggcaaaggttgtttctgatattgtacttgttgggctagtagtagtcGTCACTGCAGATGTTGGtactgtggttgttgtagcttctgttgtgtacaaatttgtggtaaattctgtttttggtgctctggttgttgtaccttctgttgtggcaaaggttgtttctgatattgtacttgttgggctagtagtagttgtcactgcagttgtttctgctgttgttggtgctgtggttgttgtaccttctgttatGGCAAatgttgtttctgatattgtacttgttgggctagtagtagttgtcactgcagttgtgtcagctgttgttggtgctgtggttgtacCTTCTGTTTTGGCAAAGGTGGTTTCTGTTATTGTACTGGGTCGGCTAGTAATGATTGTCACTGTaattgtttctgctgttgtgggtgctgtggttgttgtaccttctgttgtggcaaaggttgtttctgatattgtacttgttgggctagtagtagttgtcactgtagttgtttctgctgttgttggtgctgtggttgttgtaccttctatTATGGcaaatgctgtttctgatattgtacttgttgggctagtagtagttgtcactgcggttgtttctgctgttgttggtgctgtggttgttgtaccttctgttgtggcaaacgttgtttctgatattgtacttgttgggctagtaaCAGTTGTCACTCCGGATGTtggtgctgttgttgttgtagcttcTGATGTGTACAAATTTgtggtaaattctgttgttggtgatgtggTTGTTGTATCTTCTCTTTTGGCAAAGGTTGTTTGtgatattgtacttgttgggctagtaaTAGTCGTCACTGCagatgttggtgctgtggttgttgtagcttctgttgtgtacaaatttgtggtaaattctgtttttggtgctgtggttgttgtaccttctgttgtggcaaagaTTGTTTCTGgtattgtacttgttgggctagtagtagttgtcgcttcagttgtttctgctgttgttggtgctgtggttgttgtacgtTCTATTATGGCAAatgttgtttctgatattgaacttgttgggctagtagtatttgtcactgcagttgtgtcagctgttgttgctgctgtggtTGTtttaccttctgttgtggcaaaggttgtttctgatattgtactggGTCGGCTAGTAATGGTTGTCActgtagttgtttctgctgttgttggtgctgtggttgttgtaccatCTGTTGTGGCAAAgcttgtttctgatattgtacttgttgggctaaTAGTAGTCGTCACTGcagttgttggtgctgtggttgttgtagcttctgttgtgtacaaatttgtggtaaattctgtttttggtgctctggttgttgtaccttctgttgtggcaaaggttgtttctgatattgtacttgttgggctagtagtagttgtcacttcagttgtttctgctgttgttggtgctgtggttgttgtaccttctgttgtggcaaaggttgattCTGATATTGTCCTTGTTAGGCTAGTAGTAGTTggcactgcagttgtttctgctgttgttggtgtttttctTGTTGTACCTTCTGATATGGCAATAGTTGTCTCTGATCgtgtacttgttgggctagtagtagttgtcactgcagttgtttctgctgttgttggtgctgtggttgttgtaccttgtGATGTGGTAAaagttgtttctgatattgaacttgttgggctagtagtagttgtcactgcagttgtgtcagctgttgttgctgctgtggtTGTtttaccttctgttgtggcaaaggttgtttctgatattgtactggGTCGGCTAGTAATGGTTGTCActgtagttgtttctgctgttgttggtgctgtggttgtggtaccttctgttgtggcaaagcTTGTGtctgatattgtacttgttgggctagtagtagttgtcactgcagttgtttctgctgttgttggtgttctggttgttgtaccttctgatGTGGCAATAGTTGTTTCTGATCGTGTACTTGTTGcgctagtagtagttgtcaatgcggttgtttctgctgttgttggtgctgtggttgttgtaccttctggtgtggcaaaggttgtttctgatattgtactggGTCGGCTAGTAATGATTGTCActgtagttgtttctgctgttgttgttgctgtggttgtaccttctgttgtggtaaaggttgtttctgatattgtacttgttgggctagtaaCAGTTGTCACTCCagatgttggtgctgtggttgttgtagcttctgttgtgtacaaatttgtggtaaattctgtttttggtgctgtggttgttgtaccttctgttgtggcaaaggttgtttctgatattgtacttgttgggctagtagtagttggcacgtcagttgtttctgctgttgttggtgctgtggttgttgtaccttctgttgtggcaaaggttgattCTGATATTGtccttgttgggctagtagtagttgtcactgcggttgtttctgctgttgttggtgctgtggttgttgtaccttgtGATGTGGTAAaagttgtttctgatattgaacttgttgggctagtagtagttgtgACTGCAGTTTTGTcagctgttgttgctgctgtggttgttgtaccttctgttgtggcaaaggttgtttctgatattgtactggGTCGGCTAGTAATGattgtcactgcagttgtttctgctgttgttggtgctgtggttgttgtaccttctgttgtggcaaagattgtttctgatattgtacttggTCGGCTAGTAATGgttgtcactgcagttgtttctgctgttgttggtgctggtgATGTTataccttctgttgtggcaatggttgtttctgatattgtacttgtttGGCTAGTAGTAGTCGTCaatgcagttgtttctgctgttgtttgtgctgtggttgttgtaccttctgagGTGGTAAAAATTTTTTCTGATATTGAACTTGTTGGGCTAGTTgtagttgtcactgcagttATTTCTGGTGTtcttggtgctgtggttgttgtaccttctgttgtggcaaatgttgtttctgatattgcaCTTGTTGGGCTAGTAACAGTTGTTACTCCAGATGTTGgttctgtggttgttgtagcttctgttgtgtacaaatttctggtaaattctgttgttggtgatgtggttgttgtaccttctgttgtggcaaagaTTGTTTCTGgtattgtacttgttgggctagt comes from the Hemibagrus wyckioides isolate EC202008001 linkage group LG03, SWU_Hwy_1.0, whole genome shotgun sequence genome and includes:
- the LOC131351150 gene encoding mucin-19-like isoform X9; amino-acid sequence: MTIQTSTISETTVATPEGKTTTAITTAETTAVITTTSPTSTISETTFATIEGTTTTAPTTAETTALTTTTSPTSTRSETTIATSGGTTTKTPTTAETTAVPTTTSPTSTISETTFATTEGTTTTAPTTAETTSVTTTTSPTSTISETTFATTEGTTTTAATTADTTAVTTTTSPTSSISETTFTTSQGTTTTAPTTAETTAVTTTTSPTSTISETTFAIIEGTTTTAPTTAETTAVTTTTSPTSTRSETTIATSEGTTTKTPTTAETTAVPTTTSPTRTISESTFATTEGTTTTAPTTAETTEVTTTTSPTSTLSETIFATTEGTTTTTPTTTETTAVPTTTSPTRTISETTFATTEGTTTTAPTTAETTTVTTTTSPTSTISETILATTEGTTTTAPKTAETTEVTTTTSPTSSISETTFTTSQGTTTTAPTTAETTAVTTTTSPTSTISEKTFATTEGTTTTAPITAETTAVTTTTSPTSIISQTTFAKREATTMTALTTAETTAVTTTTSPTSAISETTFAKTEVTTTTSPTTEFTTNLYTTEATTTTAPTSGVTTVTSPTSTISETTFATTEGTPTAPTTAETTTVTIITSRPSTISETTFATTEGTTTTAATTADTTAVTTTTSPTNSISETTFTTSQGTTTTAPTTAETTAVTTTTSPTSTRSETTIAISEGTTSKTPTTAETTAVPTTTSPTRTISESTFATTEGTTTTAPKTEFTTNLYTTEATTTTAPTSAVTTITSPTSTISETTFAKREDTTSTSPTTEFTTNLYISEATTTTAPTSGVTTVTSPTSTISETTFATTEGTTTTAPITAETTEVTTTTSPTSSISETTFTTSQGTTTAPTTAETAAVRTTTSPTSTISETTFATSEGTTTKTPKTAETAAVRTTTSPTSTISETIFATTEGTTTTAPTTAETTEVTTTTSPTSTISETTFATTEGTTTTAPKTAETAAVRTTTSPTSTISETTFATTEGTTTTAPTTAETTTVTIITSRPSTISETTFATTEGTTTTAATTADTTAVTTTTSPTNSISETTFTTSQGTTTTAPTTAETTAVRTTTSPTRTISETTFATSEGTTSKTPTTAETTAVTTTTSPTRTISESTFATTEGTTTRAPKTEFTTNLYTTEATTTTAPTSAVTTTISPTSTISDTSFATTEGTTTTAPTTAETTTVTTITSRPSTVSETTFATTEGKTTIAATTAETTAVTTTTSQTRTISETTFATPEGTTTTAPITAETPAVMTTTSPTSTISETTFATTEGTTTTAPKTEFTTNLYKTEAKTTTSPTSTISETTFATTEGTTTTAATTADTTAVTTTTSPTSTIPETIFATTEGTTTTSPTTEFTRNLYTTEATTTTEPTSGVTTVTSPTSAISETTFATTEGTTTTAPRTPEITAVTTTTSPTSSISEKIFTTSEGTTTTAQTTAETTALTTTTSQTSTISETTIATTEGITSPAPTTAETTAVTTITSRPSTISETIFATTEGTTTTAPTTAETTAVTIITSRPSTISETTFATTEGTTTTAATTADKTAVTTTTSPTSSISETTFTTSQGTTTTAPTTAETTAVTTTTSPTRTISESTFATTEGTTTTAPTTAETTDVPTTTSPTSTISETTFATTEGTTTTAPKTEFTTNLYTTEATTTTAPTSGVTTVTSPTSTISETTFTTTEGTTTATTTAETTTVTIITSRPSTISETTFATPEGTTTTAPTTAETTALTTTTSATSTRSETTIATSEGTTTRTPTTAETTAVTTTTSPTSTISDTSFATTEGTTTTAPTTAETTTVTTITSRPSTISETTFATTEGKTTTAATTADTTAVTTTTSPTSSISETTFTTSQGTTTTAPTTAETTAVTTTTSPTSTRSETTIAISEGTTRKTPTTAETTAVPTTTSLTRTISESTFATTEGTTTTAPTTAETTEVTTTTSPTSTISETTFATTEGTTTRAPKTEFTTNLYTTEATTTTAPTTAVTTTISPTSTISETSFATTDGTTTTAPTTAETTTVTTITSRPSTISETTFATTEGKTTTAATTADTTAVTNTTSPTSSISETTFAIIERTTTTAPTTAETTEATTTTSPTSTIPETIFATTEGTTTTAPKTEFTTNLYTTEATTTTAPTSAVTTITSPTSTISQTTFAKREDTTTTSPTTEFTTNLYTSEATTTTAPTSGVTTVTSPTSTISETTFATTEGTTTTAPTTAETTAVTTTTSPTSTISETAFAIIEGTTTTAPTTAETTTVTTTTSPTSTISETTFATTEGTTTTAPTTAETITVTIITSRPSTITETTFAKTEGTTTAPTTADTTAVTTTTSPTSTISETTFAITEGTTTTAPTTAETTAVTTTTSPTSTISETTFATTEGTTTRAPKTEFTTNLYTTEATTTTVPTSAVTTTTSPTSTISETTFATKEGTTTTAPTTAETTTVTIITSRPSTISETTFATSQGTTTTAPTTGETTAVTTTTSPTSSISETTFTTSQGTTTTAPTTGETTAVTTTTSPTSTISETTFATTEGTTTTAPTTAETTAVTTTTSPTSTISETAFAIIEGTTTTAPTTAETTALTTTTSATSTRSETTIATSEGTTTKTPTTAETTAVPNTTSPTRTISESTFATTEGTTTTAPTTAETTDVTTTSSPTSTISETTFATKEGTTTRAPKTEFTTNLYTTEATTTTAPTSAVTTTISPTSTISDTSFATTEGTTTTAPTTAETTTVTTITSRPSTISETTFATTEGTTTTAATTADTTAVTTTTSPTSSISETTFTTSQGTTTTAPTTAETTAVTTTTSPTSTISETTFAIIEGTTTTAPTTAESTEVTTSTSATSTRSETTIATSEGTTTKTPTTAETTAVPTTTSPTRTISESTFATTEGTTTTAPTTAETTEATTTTSPTSTIPETIFATTEGTTTTAPKTEFTTNLYTTEATTTTAPTSAVTTITSPTSTISQTTFAKREDTTTTSPTTEFTTNLYTSEATTTTAPTSGVTTVTSPTSTISETTFATTEGTTTTAPTTAETTAVTTTTSPTSSISITTFTTSQVTSTTAPTTAETTAVTTTSSQTSTRSDSTFASTEGTTTTAPTTAETTAVTTTTSPTSTISETTFATTEGTTTTAPTTAETTTVTIITSRPSTMTETTIATSEGTTTKTPTTAETTELTTTTSPTSTISETTFATTEGTTTTAPRTAETTTVTTTTSPTSTISETTFATTKGTTTTAPTTAETTTVTIITSRPSTITEKTIATTEGTTTKTPTTAETTAVPTTTSPTRTISETTFATTEGTTTTAPTTAETTAVRTTTSPTSTISETTFATTEGTTTTAPITEFTTNLYTTEAKTTTAPTSAVMTTTSPTSTISQTNFAKREDTTTTSPTTQYNTNLYTTEATTTTAPTSAVMTTTSPRSTISETTFATTEGTTTTAPTTAETTTVTIITSRPSTISETTFATTEGTTTTAATTAYTTAVTTTTSPTSSISETTFTTSQGTTTTAPTTAETTVVTTTTSPTSTRSETTTATSEGTTTKTPTTAETTAVTTITSRPSTISETTFATTEGTTTTAPTTAETTTVTTTTSPTSTISETTFATTEGTTTTAPTTAETTELTTTTSPTSTIPETIFATIEATTTTAPTSAVTTTTSPTSTISQTTFAKREDTTTTSPTTEFTTNLYTTEATTTTAPTSGVTTVTSPTSTISETTFATTEGTTTTAPTTAETTAVTTTTSPTSTRSETTFATTEGTTTTAPTTAETTAVTTTTSPTSSISETTFTTSHGTTTAPTTAETTAVTTTTSPTSTISETTFAIIEGTRTTAPTTAETTAVTTTTSPTSTISETTFATTEGTTTAAPTTTETTAVRTTTSPTSTISETIFATTEGTTTTAPTTAETTTVTIITSRPSTITEKTIATSESTTTKTPTRTETTAVPTTTSPKRTISETTFATTEGTTTTAPTTAETTAVRTTTSPTSTISETTFATTEGTTTTAPKTEFTTNLYTTEAKTTTAPTSAVMTTTSPTSTISQTNFVKREDTTTTSPTTQYNTNLYTTEATTTTAPTSAVTTVTSPKSTISETTFSTTEGTTTTAPTTAETTTVTIITSRPSTISETTFATTEGTTTTAATTAYTTAVTTTTSPTSSISETTFTTSQGTTTTAPTTAETTVVTTTTSPTSTRSETTTATSEGTTTKTPTTAETTAVTTITSRPSTISETTFATTEGTTTTAPTTAETTTVTTTTSPTSTISETTFATTEGTTTTAPTTAETTELTTTTSPTSTIPETIFATIEATTTTAPTTEFTKNLYTTEATTTTAPTSGVTTVTSPTSTMSETTFATTEGTTTTAPTTAETTAVTTTTSPTSTISETTFATTEGTTTAPTTAETTAVTTTTSPTSTISETTFATTEGTTTTAPTTADTTAVPTTTSPTRTISEKTFATTEGTRTTSPTTVFTTNLYTTEATTTTAPTSAVTTITSPTSTISETTFATTEGTTTTAQTTAETTTVTIISRPSTISETTFATTEGTTTTAPTTAETTAVTTTTSPKTAISETIVATTEGTTTRATTTAESTAETTTTSPKTAISETIFATTGGTTTRATTTAETTTVTTIISRPNTISETTFATIEGTTSAVTTTTSPTSTISETTFTTSQGTTTAPTTAETTTMTSITSKTSTISEKTIATTEGTTTTAPATEFTTNMYTTEATTTTALTTAETTAVTTISSPTSTILETTFATTEGTSITALPTAETTAVTTISSPTSTILEITFATTEGTSMTATKTAETTAVTTTTSPIRTISETTVATTEFTSSTAETTAVTTIAIPTSTLSETIFSTTEGTTTTAPATQVTTNMYTTEATTTIALTTAETTAVTTTSSPTSTISETIYATKKVTSSTAETTEVTTIAIPTSTLSETTFYTTESTTTTPLTTEFTTSLYTTEATTTTAPTSAVTTTSNPTSTSSESTFATREGTTTSALTTADTTAVTTSTRPTTTISEITFTTSQGTTTTAPKTAETTAMTTTTNPTSTSSETTVATREGTTTSALTTADTTAVTTTTRPTTTISEITFTTSQGTTTTAPTTADTTAVTTTTSPTSTRSETTFATTEGTTTTAPTIAETTTVTNITSRHITISERTFATTESSTTTAPTTAETTSVTTTTNPTSAISETTIATTEGTTTTAETSAVTTTTRPRSTISETTYATTEGTTTTAPRTTAPTRALTTAVKSTSRPISTISETTYATTEGTTNTALPTAETTAVTTTTSTTSTVSETTFTTTEGTTTTAPTTAETTAVKTTTSPTSTIIETTFATTEGTKTTAPTTGFTTNLYITEDKTTTAHTTEETTAVTTTTSPTSTISDTHSAATEVTTTTTPITAETTAVTTTTRLTSTISQTTSATTEGTTTTAPTTADLTALTTAMTPTNTISEATSATIEATSSTAPTSETTEVKTTCTPASATSEPADMTFTSTVMTFTSTFTPTEFMPNTLYTTESTTTTPSTSAETYAVKTTIIPTSTIPETTMATTEATTITAPTTAEGIPLTPTSTPTSTIAEATATEKISTETTVLYTKQTAAYPGTTLYKTQATTSASPTMAKTTTTTFVSVSSANPTVTTDPMTQTNANEETTAFINTSKNAETAPVLFPTAAPISTKSHPTNAATSIPVATLSDITGSAVVQTRMVFSSSSPVPSESLVLNVTQTLLSTPLTNLTDSVKVLNFTYESTFVLLITQSHNIQIIVSEL